Proteins from a genomic interval of Rattus norvegicus strain BN/NHsdMcwi chromosome 2, GRCr8, whole genome shotgun sequence:
- the LOC134485898 gene encoding keratin-associated protein 10-4-like — translation MYRVCASVHCPPLCTECMLLFTVPLYVQSVCFCSLSPSMYRVCASVHCPPLCTECVLLFTVPLYVQSVCFCSLSPSMYSVCFCSLSPSMYRVCASVHCPPLCTECVLLFTVPLYVQSVCFCSLSPYMYSVCFCSLSPTMYRVCASVHCPPLCTVCASVHCPPLCTVCVLLFTMYSVCFCLLSPTMYSAHVCASVHCPPLCTVCASVHCPPLCTVCVLLFTMYSVCFCLLSPTMYSAHVCASVHCPPLCTVCASVHCPPLCTVCVLLFTVPHYVQCVLLFTVPYFPWAQRSFTDAKVSEVLKDLFTSGMLKALSVTVYDS, via the coding sequence ATGTACAGAGTGTGTGCTTCTGTTCACTGTCCCCCTCTATGTACAGAGTGTATGCTTCTGTTCACTGTCCCCCTCTATGTACAGAGTGTGTGCTTCTGTTCACTGTCCCCCTCTATGTACAGAGTGTGTGCTTCTGTTCACTGTCCCCCTCTATGTACAGAGTGTGTGCTTCTGTTCACTGTCCCCCTCTATGTACAGAGTGTGTGCTTCTGTTCACTGTCCCCCTCTATGTACAGTGTGTGCTTCTGTTCACTGTCCCCCTCTATGTACAGAGTGTGTGCTTCTGTTCACTGTCCCCCTCTATGTACAGAGTGTGTGCTTCTGTTCACTGTCCCCCTCTATGTACAGAGTGTGTGCTTCTGTTCACTGTCCCCCTATATGTACAGTGTGTGCTTCTGTTCACTGTCCCCCACTATGTACAGAGTGTGTGCTTCTGTTCACTGTCCCCCACTATGTACAGTGTGTGCTTCTGTTCACTGTCCCCCTCTATGTacagtgtgtgtgcttctgttcaCTATGTACAGTGTGTGCTTCTGTTTACTGTCCCCTACTATGTACagtgcgcatgtgtgtgcttctgttcaCTGTCCCCCACTATGTACAGTGTGTGCTTCTGTTCACTGTCCCCCACTATGTacagtgtgtgtgcttctgttcaCTATGTACAGTGTGTGCTTCTGTTTACTGTCCCCTACTATGTACagtgcgcatgtgtgtgcttctgttcaCTGTCCCCCACTATGTACAGTGTGTGCTTCTGTTCACTGTCCCCCACTATGTacagtgtgtgtgcttctgttcaCTGTCCCCCACTATGTACAGTGTGTGCTTCTGTTCACTGTGCCCTACTTTCCCTGGGCTCAGAGATCATTCACAGATGCAAAGGTATCTGAGGTCTTAAAAGACTTGTTTACCTCAGGAATGCTCAAGGCACTTAGCGTGACAGTCTATGACTCTTAG